The following DNA comes from Chryseobacterium gallinarum.
TCGGTGAGAAAATAATCTTTAAGCTGAAGGTTTTTATCTTCGGTATTGTCCAGATACTGCTTACCTACGTATTGATTCATCAGGGCAAACTGGAAGCTCTCCGAAGGACTGAATCTTACTCCCAGGTTGGCAATCACATCCGGAGAAAATGAAATCTGGGTATTTCCAAGATTTTTAATCTCCTTCTTGTTATTAATATTAAAATCCAGATTCCTGTTCTGACTTACACTCAGGTTTCCGGACAACTCCCATTGTTTTGAAAGTTTTGCCAATGCCCCAATTTCAACTCCTCTTCTGTAGCTTTTACCGGAATTTGTCCGGATGAACGCTCCCACGTTATTAAGCTCACCATTTAAAACCAGCTGATTAACGTAATACATATAGTATACATTCGCTGTTACGGACAATATTCCGAACTGCTTTTCAATACCCGCTTCAAAGTCATGGAGTTTTTCCGCTTTTACATTATTATCACTCATGAGGTCATCCCTGTTTGGCTCCCTCTGTGCATGGGCATAAGAAAGGAAAATTTTCCCACTTCCTATTTTATAGTTAATTCCTGCTTTCGGGTTGAAAAACAGCCAGTTTTTATCAAGGTTCCCTCCTTCCCCATCGCCTTCGGTAAGGATCTTTGTATCATAGTCTATATTTCTGATCTGAAGATCCCCAAACAATTCAAAACGGTCGCCTACTCTCCATAAAGCTTTTGCAAAAGCAGCCAATTCATTTTTTACAGAGCGGTTTCTGTAATATTCATGCTCATCAATTTGTGGAAAAAACACGCCGGTAACATTTCCGAAATGCCTTCCATAGTATTGATTGGCAACCACACCAAAATTAAGGTCAACGGATTCAAGTTTACCATAAAGAGTGGAAACAATTCCGTAAAAATCGTTATTCAGCCATTTTTTCCTGATAAAATCAGATGATTTGGTCATCTGCCCATTGACATTTATATCGGGTAAATTATACCTGGCAAAGGGATCATCCTGTTTATAATTTTCGTAATATCCTTTCCCTTTGGTGTAATGCAGAGTAGTTTCCAGGCTCCATTTATCGTTGAAACCTTGTTCCCAAAGCAACTGATAATGGTTTTGCCTGTAATTATCCGTTTCATTATTGTAAAATCCTATAATATTCTTCCAGTCTGCATCATAAATTGCTCCTGAATAATTAAACTTCGGATCTGTCTCCCATGTTTTCCGGTCAATTCCATTCCAGGCCTGATAAGTCTTTTCCTTACCTCCAAAAGCCATAAACCGGATTTTCGTTCTCTTTTCTTCAAATAAGGCAGTGAAATTATAAGAGTTCAGTCTTGAGGAGGCCCTGTCAATATATCCGTCCGATTGAATATGGGTATACCGTCCCATTACTGAAAGCCTGTTTTTCCAGAACTTACCGCTTCCCATCTCAGCAGAGTATTTGTAGGTATTGAAAGACCCATAGCTGTCATCAGTTTTGAAATACATTTTCTCTTCGGGCTCTTTAGAAATCACATTGATACTTGCTCCAAAAGCAGAAACTCCGTTGTTGGAAGTCCCTACCCCTCGCTGAATCACAATTTGTGATGCCGAGCTGGTAAGGTCCGGAACATTGACAAAAAATGTTCCCTGGCTCTCAGAATCATTGTAGGGAACACCATTCATCATTACATTGATGCCCCTTCCGGCTACTCCACGAATTCTGAATCCTGTATATCCCACCCCATTTCCAGCGTCTGAAGTAGAAATAACTGATGTCTGATTTTTTAATAAAACAGGAAGATCCTGCCCAAGATTTCTACTGTCTAAATCTTTCTGAACATTGATGACTTCTTTAGCCACCGGAAGCCTTTTGGTAAAATTGACCGTTTCAATTTCCCTGATGCTTAACGAATCTTTATTTTGAGCCTGGATAAAAGCTACAGAACCTACACTAAGTCCTAAAAAAAATAAACCTTTCATTCTATAAATTTTAAAATTTAATGAATAAAAGGGGTGATTATGAATATAATTGATACATGATGAATGATAATTGATGCACTGATCTTTTATCGCGATCTATCAGTTATTTTTAAATATGTCCCTAAACAGCATTACCCGTTCCAGGTTCATTGGGTATAATCTCAGCCTGTTAAAGCACCCCTTTATTTCAGCCGCAAAATTACAAAAAATATGTGAGATATCGGGGCTGAATTCGGTCGCCAATAAGACAAAAACCTGATATTAAAATATGAGTTATTAATCATAACCCGTATTTACCTTTAATAGGTTTTATTATTCGCGTCAATATAGTAGTAGTTTGTTCCGTCTTTTGTGACTTCAAACATTTTACCTAATTTCCAGCTGAAATTTCTTTTAATATTGGAATATTCAAAAGGAATGATAATCTTGTTATTCACATCAATCACTCCGAATTTATCATTGTTGGAAGCTACAATCATGGGATCTGTGACATCGTCTCCCTCCATAATGTATAAGTACTGATATTGAGGATAGATCTGATATTGCCTGTAATCTGCAGCATTCACAAATTTTGATTTTTCGATAATCCCGTAAAAACCATTCAAAATATAAGCCTGGAACGGTTGCTGTTTGTATTCTTCAAACTTGCATTTCCCTAAATCAGAGTCTTTGAACTGATATACTCTTTTTCCGGCATGATCAATCCGGTATGAAATCATATCTTTTTCCACCGTTGCATATTCTTTCGTCCCGAATTTTCTTATTTTTTCATTCGGAGAATTCAGGAGATTACAATCTTCATAAAAAAATACGGCAATATGATATTCCGGTTGAATAATGAATTTTCCTCTTTGATTCACATACCCGAATTTCCCATCTTTTTTCTTTGGAATCAGCACCGGAAGATCTTTGTTGATTATTACCAGATCAGGGTTTGCCTTAGGAGCCACGGTCCCTTTTTTCACTGTAGTTTTGGTTGTATTTTTAACCGTTATTTTTTTCACAGATCTGGTCTGTGAGAAAACGAAAACCGGAATAAAAACGCATAAAACTTTCAGGATATTTTTCATATTCATCATTTGCCTGCAAAATTACGGCCAAAAATAGAAATTATCAAATACATATTTATAAAGAATCTAAATAATTTCACTCTTATAAAATAGTAAAATTTCGTAATTTTGGGGAACATTTCGAATTGTTTAATAAATTTAAAACTTTTAAAAAAGTGTAGATTATACAGCCTTTACCCCGGTTTATTATCACATTACAGGATGTGGGAATAAGCGCCGGCAGTTGCCCATTTGTACAGCCGGTAAAGAGTAAAATAAAAAACAACAACTGCTTTATAGATCTACCTTTAAGAGAGAAAGACTTCTATTATGAATATTTATAAGGATTACATCAAAGAGATTGAAGAAAGAAAAAACCAGGGGCTTCATCCAAAGCCAATTGATGGTGCTGAATTGCTAAGCGAAATCATCGCGCAGATTAAAGATTCAGGAAATGCAGACCGATCAGATTCTCTTAAATTCTTCATTTATAACACGCTGCCGGGAACAACAAGTGCAGCAGGTGTAAAAGCTAAATTTTTAAAAGAGATCATTCTGGGTGAATCCGTAGTAGAAGAAATATCTCCTGCTTTTGCCTTCGAATTATTATCCCATATGAAAGGGGGGCCTTCCATCGAAGTATTGTTGGATCTTGCTTTGGGTAACGATCCTGCCATTGCTCAGGAAGCGGCAAAAGTTCTTAAGACACAGGTATTCCTTTATGAAGCAGATACCAACCGTTTGAAAGAAGCTTTCAACAGTGGTAACGAAATCGCAAAAGAGATCCTTGAAAGTTATGCAAAGGCTGAGTTTTTCACGAAACTTCCTGAAGTAGCTGAAGAGATTAAAGTCGTAACATATATCGCAGGTGAAGGAGACATCTCCACAGATTTACTTTCTCCCGGCAATCAGGCTCACTCAAGATCTGACCGTGAGCTTCACGGTAAATGTATGATTACGCCTCAGGCACAGGAAGAAATCAAAGCTTTACAGGTGCAACATCCTGATGCAAGCGTTATGCTTATTGCTGAAAAAGGTACGATGGGTGTAGGTTCATCCAGAATGTCAGGAGTAAACAATGTAGCTTTATGGACCGGTAAACAAGCCAGCCCATATGTACCATTCGTTAATATTGCTCCGATCGTAGGAGGTACCAACGGTATTTCGCCGATTTTCCTTACAACAGTTGATGTTACCGGAGGTATCGGTATTGATCTTAAAAACTGGGTAAAGAAAGTAGATGAAACCGGAAACCCGGTTCTTAATGAAAACGGGGATCCGGTTCTTGAACAGGTTTATTCTG
Coding sequences within:
- a CDS encoding WG repeat-containing protein, which gives rise to MKNILKVLCVFIPVFVFSQTRSVKKITVKNTTKTTVKKGTVAPKANPDLVIINKDLPVLIPKKKDGKFGYVNQRGKFIIQPEYHIAVFFYEDCNLLNSPNEKIRKFGTKEYATVEKDMISYRIDHAGKRVYQFKDSDLGKCKFEEYKQQPFQAYILNGFYGIIEKSKFVNAADYRQYQIYPQYQYLYIMEGDDVTDPMIVASNNDKFGVIDVNNKIIIPFEYSNIKRNFSWKLGKMFEVTKDGTNYYYIDANNKTY
- a CDS encoding TonB-dependent receptor; its protein translation is MKGLFFLGLSVGSVAFIQAQNKDSLSIREIETVNFTKRLPVAKEVINVQKDLDSRNLGQDLPVLLKNQTSVISTSDAGNGVGYTGFRIRGVAGRGINVMMNGVPYNDSESQGTFFVNVPDLTSSASQIVIQRGVGTSNNGVSAFGASINVISKEPEEKMYFKTDDSYGSFNTYKYSAEMGSGKFWKNRLSVMGRYTHIQSDGYIDRASSRLNSYNFTALFEEKRTKIRFMAFGGKEKTYQAWNGIDRKTWETDPKFNYSGAIYDADWKNIIGFYNNETDNYRQNHYQLLWEQGFNDKWSLETTLHYTKGKGYYENYKQDDPFARYNLPDINVNGQMTKSSDFIRKKWLNNDFYGIVSTLYGKLESVDLNFGVVANQYYGRHFGNVTGVFFPQIDEHEYYRNRSVKNELAAFAKALWRVGDRFELFGDLQIRNIDYDTKILTEGDGEGGNLDKNWLFFNPKAGINYKIGSGKIFLSYAHAQREPNRDDLMSDNNVKAEKLHDFEAGIEKQFGILSVTANVYYMYYVNQLVLNGELNNVGAFIRTNSGKSYRRGVEIGALAKLSKQWELSGNLSVSQNRNLDFNINNKKEIKNLGNTQISFSPDVIANLGVRFSPSESFQFALMNQYVGKQYLDNTEDKNLQLKDYFLTDFNAQYQFKIANNDIALKLLVNNLFNKKYVNNGAVYDGAPYYFSQAGTNFMFGISWKIQ